The sequence AAGAGTAACCATTGGCAATGCCAAAATCTGCCTGAGCCTGGGCTACAAGGGCAGGGTGAACTTAACAGAGAAGCAGGTATATTATCATTAATACTACTATGACTAACACTGTATTTGAAAATTATACATACAACATGTCCTCTATTTCCAGGACGGAGCCTTGCAGTTGCAGCCAGGTCCGGTGTATgccagggatggagataaaagCAGAAATGAAGAGATAAGCTATAAAATTGTTCGAGGTATTAAAGCATTTTTCCTGACGTAACTGATGCCCCTCAGTGTTAAACATGAACTGCACAAGCTATCATTTCTGTGACTGCCTAGGAAATGAAGACAACATATTTCAGATCGATGAGAACTCTGGAAACATATCCATGCTGAAACCAGCAGATATAGCGGGTCCAATATCCCTCTTAGTGTTGGTGAGTTTCTTGTACATGTTAAAAAACCTTTAAGAATCCAGTCAAATCACTGcttaattttgatttccttCATCTGTCCTTCCTAGGCTTCCCAGGTATTAAACCGAGATCAGTTTGCCACCACGTCAGTCACCATTGATGTAATGAAAAAGAGCAGAAATCCTCCGCGGTTCGAGAAAGAACGATATGAAGGGTACGTTTACAGTAATTCAGGGCCTGAAAACATGGTGCTACGGGACAGGACGTCCAACAGACCCTTCAGAGTCAGAGCGAGGGATGAAGATTTCGCAAGTGTAAGTTTAAAGTTATCATTTCCCAGATGTTTAATGGTCAGATTTGGGGATTATATTTGTTTCCAGGACCAACGTCCTTTTTTGCAAAATTATGGTCACCCATAAACATAAGAGTTTGCCAGTTTCTCCCTTTATTTTTCAGGGAATCAATCCTGACATAAGATATGAAGTGCAGTACAGCAGCTATGTCAATATCACAACAGATGGGTTTATACTTCTGAAGAAAGCAGTTCGGACTGATTCCTTTGCTTTGCAGGTAAAGTAAATATGTTTTGCTGCATCTGTCTTGAGGATATTTTAACCACAACATAGTGGATAGCAGTTGAAATCGGTCTACTTTTACAGTTACATGGTCCCCATATATGATTCTGCATTTGTCCTAACCACACAACTGGTTTCAGCAAGTAATTTGTCAACCCTGACTGAAAGCACAGCATTTACCGAAGCTTTTATCACGTCACGTCTGGTTATTGAAAGACTGATCCCACTTCATataagtgtctttaactactacaCTGAAAAATGTTTGGTGAaagatttactttgaaacaagtttcactcagaaactgctagtaaattaaaaaaaagaagaaaaaaaaagaaagagcaagtaaaattttgaattaaatgtgaaattttgaaatagaaagacaaaaattaaaacaaaataaactttaatcatttttatttatttacaacttctaaaaatattttttacagtgtatgtatgtacatgaaataaataaataaataaataaaatcataaaatgccctttttattgcaaaataatctttttacagtgtatgtacttgtgtaaaaataaaataaaaaataaaataatctatGTTGTATTGTAAAACACTTCCTGCTATTGTGGTTaatctttttacagtgtatgtacttacataataaataaataaattaataaaatgttgtatagcAAAACTATTCTTTTAACAGtgcatgttaaaataaaataaaataaaataaaatgttgtattgcaaaacacttttttgtaTTGCAATCTTTTTACAGtgtttgttaaaataaaataaaataaaataaaataaaataaaacaaaacaaaacaaaacaaaacaaaacaaaacaaaacaaaacaaaacaaaactatggagccccgcacatgacatgcaagaaaaaaatgaaattgtgcgcacgatttactaattcgttcccccGAGTTATAAATCATGTTTTAGTAAGTCGTGCGCACGATatatttttcctgcatgtcatgtccgcgTCTCCGTACAAAACtatcttttttacagtgtacattaaaataaaataaaataaaataaattataataaaataaaataaaataaagcaaaataaaataaaataaaataaaataaagaaaaataaaataaaataaaataaagaaaaataaaataaaataaaatgcatatgtTGTACAgtgtacattaaaataaaataaaataaaataaagcaaaataaaataaaataaaataaagaaaaataaaataaaataaagcaaaataaaataaaataaaatgcatatgtTGTACAGTgtatgataaaataaaataaaataaaataaaataaaataaaatgcatattttgtattaaaaaactatggagccctgcacatgacatgcaagaaaaaaatgaaattgtgcgcacgatttactaatttgttcccccaaattataaatcatgcatgaacgaaatagtaaattgcgcgcatgttttagtaaatcgtgcgcacgatttagcttACTatatttttcctgcatgtcatgtccgcgGCTCCGTACAAAACgatcttttttacagtgtgcgttaaaataaaataaaataaaataaattataataaaataaaataaaataaagcaaaataaaataaaataaaataaagcaaaataaaataaaataaaataaaataaagaaaaataaaataaaataaaatgcatatgtTGTACAgtgtacattaaaataaaataaaataaaataaagcaaaataaaataaaataaagaaaaataaaataaaataaaataaagcaaaataaaataaaataaaatgcatatgtTGTACAGTgtatgataaaataaaataaaataaaataaaataaaataaaataaaataaaataaaataaaataaaataaaatgcatattttgtattaaaaaactATGGAGCCCTGCacgacatgcaagaaaaaaatgaaattgtgcgcacgatttactaatttgttcccccaaattataaatcatgcatgaacgaaatagtaaattgcgcgcatgttttagtaaatcgtgcgcacgatttagcttACTatatttttcctgcatgtcatgtccgcgGCTCCGTACAAAACgatcttttttacagtgtgcgttaaaataaaataaaataaaataaattataataaaataaaataaaataaagcaaaataaaataaaataaaatgcatatgtTGTACAGTgtatgataaaataaaataaaataaaataaaataaaataaaataaaatgcatattttgtattaaaaaactatggagccctgcacatgacatgcaagaaaaaaatgaaattgtgcgcacgatttactaatttgttcccccaaattataaatcatgcatgaacgaaatagtaaattgcgcgcatgttttagtaaatcgtgcgcaggATTTAGCTTACTatatttttcctgcatgtcatgtccgcgGCTCCGTACAAAACgatcttttttacagtgtgcgttaaaataaaataaaataaaataaattataataaaataaaataaaataaagcaaaataaaataaaataaaataaagcaaaataaaataaaataaaataaaataaaagaaaataaagaaaaataaaataaaataaaatgcatatgtTGTACAgtgtacattaaaataaaataaaataaaataaagcaaaataaaataaaataaagaaaaataaaataaaataaaataaagcaaaataaaataaaataaaatgcatatgtTGTACAGTgtatgataaaataaaataaaataaaataaaataaaataaaataaaataaaataaaataaaatgcatattttgtattaaaaaaactatggagccctgcacatgacatgcaagaaaaaaatgaaattgtgcgcacgatttactaatttgttccctaaattataaatcatgcatgaacgaaatagtaaattgcgcgcatgttttagtaaatcgtgcgcacgatttagcttACTatatttttcctgcatgtcatgtctgcGGCTCCGTACAAAACgatcttttttacagtgtgcgttaaaataaaataaaataaaataaattataataaaataaaataaaataaagcaaaataaaataaaataaaataaagcaaaataaaataaaataaaataaaataaaagaaaataaagaaaaataaaataaaataaaatgcatatgtTGTACAgtgtacattaaaataaaataaaataaaataaagcaaaataaaataaaataaagaaaaataaaataaaataaaataaagcaaaataaaataaataaaatgcatatgtTGTACAGTgtatgataaaataaaataaaataaaataaaataaaataaaataaaataaaataaaataaaataaaataaaatgcatattttgtattaaaaaactatggagccctgcacatgacatgcaagaaaaaaatgaaattgtgcgcacgatttactaatttgttcccctaaattataaatcatgcatgaacgaaatagtaaattgcgcgcatgttttagtaaatcgtgcgcacgatttagcttACTatatttttcctgcatgtcatgtctgcGGCTCCGTACAAAACgatcttttttacagtgtgcgttaaaataaaataaaataaaataaattataataaataaaataaaataaagcaaaataaaataaaataaaatgcatatgtTGTACAGTgtatgataaaataaaataaaataaaataaaataaaataaaataaaatgcatattttgtattaaaaaactatggagccctgcacatgacatgcaagaaaaaaatgaaattgtgcgcacgatttactaatttgttcccccaaattataaatcatgcatgaacgaaatagtaaattgcgcgcatgttttagtaaatcgtgcgcaggATTTAGCTTACTatatttttcctgcatgtcatgtccgcgGCTCCGTACAAAACgatcttttttacagtgtgcgttaaaataaaataaaataaaataaattataataaaataaaataaaataaagcaaaataaaataaaataaaataaagcaaaataaaataaaataaaataaaataaaagaaaataaagaaaaatacaataaaataaaatgcatatgtTGTACAgtgtacattaaaataaaataaaataaaataaagcaaaataaaataaaataaaataaaatgaaaaataaaataaaataaaataaagcaaaataaaataaaataaaatgcatatgtTGTACAGTgtatgataaaataaaataaaataaaataaaataaaataaaataaaataaaataaaataaaataaaataaaataaaataaaataaaatgcatattttgtattaaaaaactatggagccctgcacatgacatgcaagaaaaaaatgaaattgtgcgcacgatttactaatttgttcccccaaattataaatcatgcatgaacgaaatagtaaattgcgcgcatgttttagtaaatcgtgcgcacgatttagcttACTatatttttcctgcatgtcatgtccgcgGCTCCGTACAAAACgatcttttttacagtgtgcgttaaaataaaataaaataaaataaaatataatgcatatgTTGTACAGTGTTAAGCCTAAAATCTGAAGTCTGAATGTGAGAATTCGCTCTTTTATCACCAGCTCCGGGCGGTGGACGTGTCCACTGGTGAGTCAGGGACAGCTGCTCTCTCTGTGATCGTATTGCCATGTAAGTTTTCCTACACTTCAACCTGCTTAGTGTGAAATTTTTCTCCGGCATGTTGGCTGTCTAACGTTTCTCTTTGCACATCAGCCGTGGGGGTCCAGTCGACCGACGAGGGCTACCGCGCAGGAGACATGGCTCTGCTGGGCTTCGTAATGGCCGCTTTACTGGTGCTCTGCCTCATTGTGATCGGCTATCTGATATCCCGCGTCAAGAAGGGGAATCAAGACGCGTTCAAGTTGTCAGAGGTCAGCATCTTCTCATCCAAGCTCAGTGAGTCCAGCTCTGAGTGTCCACTTTGTAAAAGAACTGAGGCTTAAGAGAACTCCGTAATCATGTAGGTTATATACAGCTCATGAAATTGTGAGATTAACCCTCTGCCCTCATTCAGTGTTTAGGGTCATGCTTGAAGTTTACTCAGCCCCCTAACAGGCCAAGACCGAGAGATAGCATGCAGTTCACCAATGATGGTTTCTTGAATGAAGGGGACACAGGGAGATCCAGGTCCAGGCGAGCCGAACTGAGAGACAGGAGACTGGACGCGGTTCAAGCAGCGAGGGTGCGAGTGATTCCTCGCGAGAGACCGAGGCACTGCAGCTCCTGTGGGCTCCAGACGCATCCCAACCATTCGCACCACAGTCCCGCCGTCCAAACCAAAGGGAAGGCCAGCAAGCACAGAGTAAAGTCCATTCTGGCTAAAGAGAGGAGGAAGGATGACGGACACAAGAGCGTGTGGTTCAAGGAGAGCGAGGATTCGTCAGATATCGAGGTGGAGATCATCCCTGACACTATAGGGCTGAAGCCTGAAGAGGACGTGGAGAGAGTCGACGGGGAGTTCGCTTCCCCTCCACCGGAAGACAGTGACATGGAGCTGGGAGACTTGACAATGTTGAATATACAGGACTTGAGTAGCAGGGAAATTTCTGACAGCAGAGATGGACTGAATACAGACAGAAGAGATCCGTGAGGAGCTCATCAGAGActggattcatttttttctttcagttcgGCTGCGATAATGtctttgtaaaaaataaaacccgGTTTAGCCTTGACTAATGACAAAATACTGACACATTTAGTGACCGATATTTGTGAACCATGAGCGTTATGATGTGCATTTTTACATTGTGTGATTATGCGTGCTAAACTAAAATGCAAACGCGTGTTAATATGTCGATAATTCAAGAAAACAACACTTTAATGTTGACTTGCTGCTCTATTTAATGTCAGCTGTGTTTGTGAATAATACATTGTGGAATACAGTGTTTTGTATAATTATGTAAATTATTTCGTTattatgggggggggggggggtgcaaaataaagcaaatttgAGAGAGGATCCAAACTTGATGTGATGCCTgacaaaataacatatttaataaggatatatttatacactttaaaaaaaataaaacatgtgggttgttttaacccagtggttgggttaaatgtttgctgggtagttttatttaactcaactattgtttaaaaaattactgtattggttgcttaaaatgaaccccaaataggttggaaattgacatttattcatgtttattaaactaacatttatttagtttgttaaatgaataaaaaattaaacaaaattgcatattaataaatgttcaccttttgattgctattgttgcctctagtaattatgtgtctgatttttgatttccaacctattttgggtttaagccagacatatagtcatttttaagcaatagttgggttaaataagtCTTCCCAGCACgttaggcaaacatttaacccaaccgctgggtttgtccattttcaacccaacttgggttgtttttaacccagcatttgtaGAGTGTAGAGGATTTATTTCTGTATTCTTACACAAATGATTTGTTACATCATTATGgtgtctttttcttttgttataagccccaagaagctgtggtttacagtgaatttataacagctaaggggcgttggtagctgttataaattcactgtaaaccacggcttcactgggattattgcttttataaaacggttaccacacaatacaaatattaaagccaaaaaatatgtatcaatgcaactttcatgtaaataatttaaaaaatagtccctgaccgtgaacagcaacagaagttacatttattgCGCCtctagatggcagcaaagattttctttatgagcgagtcactcagtcgcaaagacttttatattgaaatgacaaatactagcgctgtcagtgtcagcagggcacaggaaaacccattaaatgttaaaaggacaacaTTGGAGCAGGGGCttgcttgtttatttttttaataacaaaaatatgagaattctatttttggcaaatataAATACCCTTTcgcaccaaaagtgaaatgaataagcctcaggccgAAGGAAAAATAAATTAGAGAATGCTGCTCAAGCCAAcatttcagctgtgctgccattctggatcgCAGGAGAATATGacgcaggagaagaaagttAAACAGACAGATCAGAATTTGGATTTTTCCTACCTCCTTCTTGGAAATAACATCTGGAACCCCACTCAAAGTCGGACATTCGACCTCAACCCCGACCTCAGCGAGACATCATATCCAGATGTCGGCAAGTCCTGCATCTATTGAACgtaaaaacaaattttaatattagacattaagtttatttaatGATACCTTCTATTTTGTCAGCTGTTATCAAAGcgattttgttattttttattatatttttggcaTAACTGACACAAAAACACGATATGCTCTCGTTGCGTAGTGGCGACATCATGTGGTCAACATGTGAACGTGACGTCTGATTGCCTGGAACACTGAGGTCTGAAGTGCATTTGCTACTtcagcaacaaaaacaaaagaatgaaacacaaatgtgatgtttatctaaagacGTTTTTTGCTTGATCATCGAAGGTAAGCAGCAAAGacataaagtgagattaaatacataaagtacatttgtgtcatatttaattattgcaaatttgtgtaatattctgagtttgcttttgactgtttttattcatttgaggaatgtgtttttgtgcaagtgagatgagtaaatgctcacatttagtctcggactacaataaccatcatatacagcgcacacaacgcctctgcGCTGGCTCCAGATTACTCTCAGCATGGAAACAGaggagctgtcagtcaatatatttgaaaaacaaagtaacttgcgttaattatttgaaaaagtaactcagatattttgttgtaaatttagtgtttctttactagttacttgaaaaaagtaatctgattacgtaactgtTGCAAAATGCTGCAGCCAAATTTCTCAAGAATGGTCGTATCATGCCAATCCCAATTTACGAGCTCTCCATTGGCTTCCAGTTTAATAACCCTGCTCCAAACTATTTGTCTGCCTTACTGTGCCAACCCAAAAAATGCAGTTATTACGTACTACAGAGTCCCTAAAGggagaaggaaaaaaatatgagatgggaaaagaaaataatttctcaatgcttttgcattctctcgcaaattctcccctgagaaactttgataacattgaaatatatttttttcctcccgcctcatatttttttctataacCATGTCCATTAAAGGTCTCTGTAACGTACCGTGAATGTGTATATGGGACAAGAACACAACAGCTGCCTCATGGGCATCTATGGGCATCAAGCAGTTGTCACTCACACATAAAAGTGTGACCCAAAATAATACATGCACCTACTGCTTGAGGGCCCCGTTGGCACGAGTCCTGAACATATTGTGCCAGCGCTTCTCTGAAAATATTCTGGTGTGATGGGCGACATCTTCTCAGTGTGCTCACTAGTTATGTGTTGGTTGGCTTTTTAAATGCCGTTAAAAACAATAACCACTTGCCTATTTACCAAAGTGTTTGTTAAGTGCTTAAATTGACATTTACATTCAGGGAAGCAAACAAAATGTAGCAACCATTTACCATCATTTAGCAACTCACATGGACAGATAATAATATAAATCACACATGTGCTCTTTCAAGTGATCAATTATCTGACCTTAAATGCTTTAGATGTATGAGGATGTGTAAATGACTTGCATTTAACATATTTAGCACAAAAAGTGCATCTGTAACATGAAAGTGACCCTGGGCATCAACAAGGGTAGTCGGAGAAGAGATGTAAGTATCTGCATGAACAAGTTATACCTCCTATAGAGAAAACATtatcattaaattattaaattatcattTGGTTGATCATTACATACATTCAATAcctgagaatcactttgaataAAGTGCCAGTTACTGTAATAATAATCTTAATGTCATTGCTCACTGGACTCTATGTAGATTTAAAAACACGTGACAAGctcttgtttttattatatattatgatCAGGTTGTTCGCCTCTTGTTCATCTAAAGCAGTTTTTTCCCTGAACTGGTGAGTCGCAGTGTGcagtcaaaaaaaacaaacagaaaaacagaaaaacccAACCAAttttagacttttattttgaaagacgtGCGTGAAAGCTGTTGACTCTTCTGTCAGGCTTATAGGTAAGTAAAGTGCCTGAGATAAACGTGTTGTCCTGATTCAGTATCTGTGGTTAGATGAGATGTTatcattattctaacattattttagtagCCTACAATGCTACGAAATAAAAAGTCtcttacctcagaaaaacaaacCTTACTGTCCTGTCAGCCGttataccaaagactatagaataacactcattattatgaatgggagaaagtgtaacgcgcaaaatggcggaataagtcccgccttctaaataagagccaatcgctaaTTGGTAacgtcatcgcgtcactgcagctgccgaaatgagacacaagagacgcgcatttaggactgtgcatgcgcattagcttgatccagcctgaaaaatactgttttttttgtcgTTTAgtaacaaaatttatgagacagttgttgtcagatttcattggtgatttcaaatatgaaatttaatcgaaagcttggcaaacagctttggagaatttattgttttcccattcaaagagataggagctgcacttggatgcccgagaggcgtttcaaagatggccgccgagtgaaatgacggctgcatccgaaaactggaaaatgctgccttctgaggacacatttcaaggaagtaaggcatcaaggcacgtccgaatccaatgttagcttcacttcctgtctcatgagataccttcctcagatcgatttttgaaggaagcatggatgtatccttagctgcctttgatatcccacaatcctgtgctttccattctgtgacagttgagctagaaaaataaagatggcgtccgaaagttgcgtttgctgctcagtttgtgtataaatgtacgattttggccaacatatttcaattttgatatcatttctatcgagaaattactactgtagtaattaattatttgtttagttctcaccaaagctcgcgctatattgctgtaaggttagatcattaaactgttacgctgcctcagaagtctgtccgaaatcaatttcatgaggtgccttcacgcacaaacgctgccgtacaagtcattctcttataagacagcaaggcagcaagacagctaacGTTACCTAGGTTTTCAGACGCAGccgacttgtcttaaagggactttggttataCTTTGCTCGTAGTGTGCACTCTTAAACTGCacgcacatttaaaaaaaaaaaaacaagggtCGTGGCTTAATGACCACAGGTAAATGTGGGTCCCATGGCCAaaattgagaaccactgatctaaagCACAGTACGAGCTTTCGCAAGTTTAGTGTCAAGCCACTTATTGGGATATCCAATTGACTTGAAATCTGCATATAAGATCTGAGCTTTACTCTATGGAATTACTTTTGTGCCAATAAAATTGGATGTAacttttcaaaaaagaaaaacaactaataaaatataaattgaaactgaatcaaatgcaaaatatttgactttgttttaatacactgcatgttttgctaACTGTTTTTGCCTCTTTCTTTCACTGATCTGTACTTACAAATGCATTTCCACAGTTTTAATTTACGCTTCTTTTTCATTCGCTATTCTGACACGAAGGCGGGGCTAGCAGTGGTGTGTTCTCATTGGCTGCTGAGTTTTTAATTGATAGCTTGTTTACATGTATGCATGTGAGCATCTGTAGACGGCTTCCCATTTCATTTTAGTGATATAAAGATAggagttttgtttttgaattttaaatgtatttatctgCTGCTACTACTTTGTCGGCATAAGCTTTTAGGAGCGCGAGAGATCAAACGCTTGAGGATTAATTGTATATTAATGTATATAATAGGCTACTGAAAGTATTGCATAATGTTCaatgttttcagagaatgttTATTCCTGTAGACTTTTCTCTGTTGTTGGGTCTGATTAGGTTGTGCGAAAGAAAAAGGAGAAAACAGTAAAACATGCAGTGTATTAAAAAATGTAGAAATTTTTTcagtttcaaagacattttattcagtttcaatttatattttcgtTAATTTCTTGAAACGTTACGTTCAATTTCATTGGCACAAAAATTATTCCATACTACCCCCAAAATCCTCTTTATAAGAACAGATCCAAGTCTTAAAACCACATTTTTAGGAGGTTGGGTGAGCAATCTTAGCATGAAAGAGATTCTTTTTGGCATCTTTTCTACACAAAGAAAAGACAGTTTGTTCATCAATAACTGATATGCAATTGACATTTTACTCACATGATGTGTGAGTTTGAATAGGTCTTAAATGATTTATATTCGAAACAAATGCTTCTTTGCATTATTCAgtttattaaatgaaaatatttagaccATTTCTAGTCTGGATATAATTCATTCAGTGTGTGGTTATCAATCTCTTTGTTGGCATTGACTTTTTTTGCCCTGCTGCGCATCTGAAGAAGCGATATGATTTTTATCTAGTTGGAGTGCAACAATTTCTTTGAAAGGATTTTTGGCTTTTCTTTGATACACTGCCCCTGTTTCAGGTTTATCAATGAGactttaatgtaatattattcCTACGCTCGGATGCAAAGTTTTCTGTCATTGTTAGTTGAGCCACTGACACAGCTTACCCCGAAGCACCTCTTTATTCCACAG is a genomic window of Megalobrama amblycephala isolate DHTTF-2021 linkage group LG3, ASM1881202v1, whole genome shotgun sequence containing:
- the cdhr5a gene encoding cadherin-related family member 5 isoform X3 — translated: MDTQFKRKSTTTIFGCVFALFLPKICFAEKICTVPSEPVTIKENNTVDTVVVHINTTTKDVTLNLTENPGNAFELRGSELIAKKGLDFETLSGPEELTVQVRCNKTGYRSITLIVVVRVENINDNPPLFVQSEYTLNVNELTPVNTSIGLIEAIDDDSEVLYYSMEPTVNRYFRLETMYTPNILVNKVLDYDVVQQVKLILYAQDTPLPSQPEERSFTATATITVNIKDIDNRPPWFQPCTRVTIGNAKICLSLGYKGRVNLTEKQDGALQLQPGPVYARDGDKSRNEEISYKIVRGNEDNIFQIDENSGNISMLKPADIAGPISLLVLASQVLNRDQFATTSVTIDVMKKSRNPPRFEKERYEGYVYSNSGPENMVLRDRTSNRPFRVRARDEDFASGINPDIRYEVQYSSYVNITTDGFILLKKAVRTDSFALQLRAVDVSTGESGTAALSVIVLPSVGVQSTDEGYRAGDMALLGFVMAALLVLCLIVIGYLISRVKKGNQDAFKLSEVSIFSSKLRDTGRSRSRRAELRDRRLDAVQAARVRVIPRERPRHCSSCGLQTHPNHSHHSPAVQTKGKASKHRVKSILAKERRKDDGHKSVWFKESEDSSDIEVEIIPDTIGLKPEEDVERVDGEFASPPPEDSDMELGDLTMLNIQDLSSREISDSRDGLNTDRRDP
- the cdhr5a gene encoding cadherin-related family member 5 isoform X1, which encodes MDTQFKRKSTTTIFGCVFALFLPKICFAEKICTVPSEPVTIKENNTVDTVVVHINTTTKDVTLNLTENPGNAFELRGSELIAKKGLDFETLSGPEELTVQVRCNKTGYRSITLIVVVRVENINDNPPLFVQSEYTLNVNELTPVNTSIGLIEAIDDDSEVLYYSMEPTVNRYFRLETMYTPNILVNKVLDYDVVQQVKLILYAQDTPLPSQPEERSFTATATITVNIKDIDNRPPWFQPCTRVTIGNAKICLSLGYKGRVNLTEKQDGALQLQPGPVYARDGDKSRNEEISYKIVRGNEDNIFQIDENSGNISMLKPADIAGPISLLVLASQVLNRDQFATTSVTIDVMKKSRNPPRFEKERYEGYVYSNSGPENMVLRDRTSNRPFRVRARDEDFASGINPDIRYEVQYSSYVNITTDGFILLKKAVRTDSFALQLRAVDVSTGESGTAALSVIVLPSVGVQSTDEGYRAGDMALLGFVMAALLVLCLIVIGYLISRVKKGNQDAFKLSECLGSCLKFTQPPNRPRPRDSMQFTNDGFLNEGDTGRSRSRRAELRDRRLDAVQAARVRVIPRERPRHCSSCGLQTHPNHSHHSPAVQTKGKASKHRVKSILAKERRKDDGHKSVWFKESEDSSDIEVEIIPDTIGLKPEEDVERVDGEFASPPPEDSDMELGDLTMLNIQDLSSREISDSRDGLNTDRRDP
- the cdhr5a gene encoding cadherin-related family member 5 isoform X2, which translates into the protein MDTQFKRKSTTTIFGCVFALFLPKICFAEKICTVPSEPVTIKENNTVDTVVVHINTTTKDVTLNLTENPGNAFELRGSELIAKKGLDFETLSGPEELTVQVRCNKTGYRSITLIVVVRVENINDNPPLFVQSEYTLNVNELTPVNTSIGLIEAIDDDSEVLYYSMEPTVNRYFRLETMYTPNILVNKVLDYDVVQQVKLILYAQDTPLPSQPEERSFTATATITVNIKDIDNRPPWFQPCTRVTIGNAKICLSLGYKGRVNLTEKQDGALQLQPGPVYARDGDKSRNEEISYKIVRGNEDNIFQIDENSGNISMLKPADIAGPISLLVLASQVLNRDQFATTSVTIDVMKKSRNPPRFEKERYEGYVYSNSGPENMVLRDRTSNRPFRVRARDEDFASGINPDIRYEVQYSSYVNITTDGFILLKKAVRTDSFALQLRAVDVSTGESGTAALSVIVLPSVGVQSTDEGYRAGDMALLGFVMAALLVLCLIVIGYLISRVKKGNQDAFKLSEPPNRPRPRDSMQFTNDGFLNEGDTGRSRSRRAELRDRRLDAVQAARVRVIPRERPRHCSSCGLQTHPNHSHHSPAVQTKGKASKHRVKSILAKERRKDDGHKSVWFKESEDSSDIEVEIIPDTIGLKPEEDVERVDGEFASPPPEDSDMELGDLTMLNIQDLSSREISDSRDGLNTDRRDP